A single genomic interval of Lentimicrobium saccharophilum harbors:
- a CDS encoding 6-pyruvoyl trahydropterin synthase family protein yields the protein MSVIRLTKEFKFEMAHALPGYDGPCRHIHGHSYELYVTIKGEPIRDPASPHYGMVMDFRQLKEIVRGKIVDEFDHSLVLHRATAPEEFSGMKDFVGRLILVDYQPTSENLLSDFADRLKNSLPEGVNLHSLRLRETVTSYAEWVAGDN from the coding sequence ATGTCTGTTATCCGTCTGACTAAAGAGTTCAAATTCGAGATGGCACATGCACTGCCCGGCTATGACGGGCCATGCCGCCATATTCACGGTCATTCCTATGAGTTGTATGTCACCATAAAGGGAGAACCGATCAGGGATCCGGCCTCACCCCACTATGGCATGGTCATGGATTTCAGGCAACTGAAAGAGATTGTCCGCGGAAAGATTGTAGATGAATTTGACCATTCCCTGGTGCTTCACAGGGCTACAGCCCCGGAAGAATTCAGCGGAATGAAAGATTTTGTGGGCAGGCTGATCCTGGTTGATTACCAGCCTACCAGCGAAAACCTGTTATCGGATTTTGCTGACAGACTTAAAAACTCACTGCCCGAAGGTGTAAACCTGCATAGCCTCAGGCTTCGTGAAACGGTAACCTCCTATGCCGAATGGGTTGCCGGCGACAACTGA
- a CDS encoding peptidase U32 family protein has translation MRMQEIEIMSPAGSFDALMAAIQGGAGSVYFGAGQLNMRARSSSNFSPDDIRRITEICREHGVKSYLTLNTIIYDEELPLMREMVDLAKKSGVSAIIASDLSVLDYARSQGVEIHISTQCNITNTEAVKFYAKYADVMVLARELNIGQMEGITRAIREELITGPKGELVQIEVFVHGALCMAVSGKCYISLDNFNSSANRGACMQPCRRAYHVKDVDNQIELEVDNKYIMSPKDLMTLPILDRLLDAGVTVLKIEGRGRSAEYVKTVTRTYHEAVEAWKNRQYTRENVEKWTAEVNKVYNRGFWSGYYLGEKTGEWSERYGSQATQKKVYIGKVVNFFAKLNVAEIKIETHSLSVGDSFLVIGPTTGAYEGKADEIRVELKPIGQAVKGDHCSVPVTETLRRGDKVYLVVDAGHPLFQVQTEKL, from the coding sequence ATCCGGATGCAGGAAATAGAAATTATGTCGCCGGCCGGGTCGTTTGATGCGCTGATGGCAGCCATACAGGGCGGAGCCGGGTCGGTATATTTCGGAGCGGGGCAGCTGAATATGCGTGCACGCTCCTCAAGCAATTTTTCGCCCGACGATATCCGCCGTATCACTGAAATCTGCCGGGAACACGGGGTGAAATCCTACCTTACCCTCAACACAATTATTTACGACGAGGAATTGCCCCTGATGCGCGAAATGGTGGACCTGGCCAAAAAAAGCGGCGTCAGTGCAATCATTGCTTCCGACCTTTCCGTGCTGGATTATGCCCGGAGCCAGGGGGTGGAAATTCATATCTCTACGCAATGCAACATCACCAATACAGAAGCGGTAAAATTCTATGCGAAATATGCCGATGTGATGGTGCTGGCCAGGGAATTGAACATCGGGCAAATGGAGGGCATAACCCGCGCCATCCGTGAAGAGCTGATTACAGGTCCGAAAGGGGAACTGGTTCAGATTGAGGTATTTGTTCACGGGGCGCTGTGTATGGCGGTCTCGGGAAAATGTTACATCAGCCTCGACAATTTCAATTCATCGGCCAACCGGGGCGCCTGCATGCAACCCTGCCGCAGGGCCTACCATGTTAAGGATGTTGATAACCAGATTGAGCTGGAAGTTGACAATAAATACATCATGTCGCCCAAAGACCTGATGACCCTGCCCATCCTCGACCGTTTGCTCGATGCCGGGGTAACCGTGCTGAAGATAGAAGGCCGCGGCCGCTCTGCGGAATATGTGAAAACCGTCACCCGGACCTATCATGAAGCGGTGGAGGCCTGGAAAAACAGGCAATATACCCGCGAAAACGTTGAAAAGTGGACTGCTGAAGTAAACAAGGTTTACAACCGTGGATTCTGGAGCGGCTACTACCTCGGCGAAAAAACAGGGGAATGGTCGGAGCGTTATGGCTCTCAGGCAACACAAAAAAAGGTTTACATTGGTAAGGTTGTCAATTTTTTTGCAAAGCTGAATGTTGCTGAAATCAAGATTGAAACCCACTCACTGAGCGTGGGAGACAGTTTCCTGGTGATAGGACCCACTACAGGCGCATATGAAGGTAAAGCGGATGAGATCAGGGTGGAACTGAAGCCCATAGGACAGGCGGTAAAAGGCGATCATTGCTCGGTACCGGTTACCGAAACCCTCAGGCGGGGAGATAAGGTTTACCTGGTGGTAGATGCCGGTCACCCCTTGTTCCAGGTACAAACTGAAAAACTTTGA
- a CDS encoding endonuclease, translating to MKKALFIFLLPLFGAAVAQPPAGYYNNASGLTGTALQAALHSIIDNHNVISYSGLWTAFETTDDKPNGQVWDMYSNCSWTFGADQCGNYNSECDCYNREHSWPKSWFDDQAPMNSDLFHIYPTDGWVNNKRSNYPFGTVSSPTYTSGNGSKLGNCSYPGYSGVVFEPISEYKGDFARTYFYMSVRYYNEDSNWPGSDMTIGAQLRPWALAMMLEWHQNDPVSTKETERNNAVYAYQQNRNPFIDHPEFALQIWGDPTGIYADKINRQIRVYPVPAENFCVVDHNGFYQPQFVTITITDITGKQYTTDYTADGFNVNVNTSMLNRGIYFIAIEEPGKLPAYAKIIK from the coding sequence ATGAAAAAAGCTCTTTTCATTTTTCTGCTTCCCCTGTTTGGCGCCGCTGTTGCCCAGCCTCCGGCAGGTTACTACAACAATGCTTCCGGGTTAACCGGTACAGCACTGCAGGCTGCGTTGCACAGTATTATTGACAATCACAATGTAATCAGCTATTCCGGGCTGTGGACCGCTTTCGAGACAACGGACGACAAGCCCAATGGTCAGGTATGGGACATGTATTCCAATTGCTCATGGACCTTTGGCGCTGATCAGTGCGGAAATTACAACAGTGAGTGCGACTGCTACAACCGTGAACATTCATGGCCCAAGAGCTGGTTTGATGATCAGGCACCGATGAACTCCGACCTGTTTCATATCTATCCGACCGATGGCTGGGTAAACAACAAACGCAGCAATTATCCCTTTGGCACTGTTTCATCGCCGACATATACTTCAGGTAACGGAAGTAAACTCGGTAATTGCTCCTATCCTGGATATTCAGGGGTGGTTTTTGAGCCCATCAGTGAATATAAAGGGGACTTTGCCAGAACCTATTTCTATATGTCGGTGCGTTATTACAACGAGGACAGCAACTGGCCCGGCAGCGATATGACCATAGGGGCGCAGCTCAGGCCCTGGGCGCTGGCCATGATGCTGGAATGGCACCAAAACGATCCGGTTAGTACCAAGGAAACGGAGAGAAACAATGCCGTTTATGCTTACCAGCAGAACCGCAATCCGTTTATCGATCACCCTGAGTTTGCCCTGCAGATCTGGGGTGACCCTACCGGAATTTATGCTGATAAAATAAACCGGCAAATCAGGGTATATCCGGTACCGGCTGAGAATTTCTGCGTAGTTGACCACAATGGATTTTACCAGCCTCAGTTTGTTACTATTACCATTACGGATATCACCGGTAAACAATATACCACAGATTATACCGCTGACGGATTTAACGTAAATGTCAACACTTCGATGCTTAACCGCGGGATATATTTCATTGCAATAGAGGAGCCCGGCAAGTTGCCGGCCTATGCCAAAATCATCAAATAA
- the pyk gene encoding pyruvate kinase, producing the protein MRKTKIVATLGPASIAEPVLRSLMLAGVNVFRLNFSHGSHEVHAASLETIEKLNAELGLHVAVLADLSGPKIRTGEVEYDAMELMVGDEVTITCKGELCRNGLISVNYTDFARDVRAGEDILLDDGKLLLRAVESDGENTVRAKVVQGGILSSRKGVNLPRTNLSLPSLSEKDLSDLDFVMKHNIHWVALSFVRSAADIEELRRRIAGYPEARSLRIVAKIEKPEAVENAEAIIRASDAVMIARGDLGVEIPQEQVPIVQKKFVRMCIAASKPIIIATQMMEGMINSMRPTRAEVSDVANSVLDGADALMLSGETSVGKYPVQTVETMNRIISDVESGGMYFPEIKYEEAPPERRISDAVIMAAADLAGKVNARALIAMTHTGYSAFRLASHRKGAGIYIFSNNRRLLCALSLVWGIEGLYIEKYTSTDAAMLDMRKALIARGCITQGNYIIYVSSIPIGTPGKTNMLKLSIV; encoded by the coding sequence ATGCGAAAGACCAAGATTGTTGCAACCCTCGGGCCGGCGTCCATTGCAGAACCCGTCCTGCGCAGCCTGATGCTGGCAGGTGTAAATGTATTCAGGCTGAACTTTTCACATGGCTCACACGAGGTTCATGCTGCTTCGCTGGAAACCATTGAAAAGCTTAATGCCGAACTCGGGCTTCATGTTGCTGTGCTGGCAGATCTTTCAGGGCCTAAAATAAGGACGGGGGAGGTTGAGTATGATGCGATGGAACTCATGGTTGGCGATGAGGTGACAATCACCTGCAAGGGGGAGCTTTGCCGCAACGGATTGATCAGTGTGAATTACACTGATTTTGCCCGCGATGTAAGGGCAGGAGAAGATATCCTGCTCGACGACGGCAAACTGTTGCTCAGGGCGGTTGAAAGTGATGGTGAAAATACTGTGCGGGCAAAAGTTGTTCAGGGCGGGATTTTAAGTTCCCGGAAAGGGGTTAATTTACCCCGGACCAATCTCAGCCTGCCCAGCCTTTCCGAAAAGGATCTTTCGGACCTGGATTTTGTTATGAAGCACAATATTCATTGGGTAGCGCTTTCGTTCGTGCGCTCTGCCGCTGATATTGAGGAATTGCGTCGCCGGATTGCAGGGTATCCCGAAGCCCGTTCGCTCCGGATTGTGGCAAAAATTGAAAAGCCGGAAGCCGTTGAGAATGCTGAGGCGATAATCCGGGCTTCCGATGCCGTTATGATCGCCCGTGGTGACCTGGGGGTGGAAATTCCCCAGGAGCAGGTTCCCATTGTGCAAAAGAAGTTCGTACGCATGTGCATTGCTGCCTCCAAACCCATTATTATAGCCACACAGATGATGGAAGGCATGATCAACAGCATGCGTCCTACAAGGGCAGAAGTCAGCGATGTTGCCAATTCGGTACTCGACGGCGCCGATGCGCTTATGCTCAGCGGGGAGACCTCCGTGGGCAAATATCCTGTTCAGACGGTGGAAACCATGAACAGGATCATTTCTGATGTGGAATCCGGCGGTATGTATTTCCCTGAAATAAAATATGAAGAAGCTCCGCCTGAGCGAAGGATATCGGATGCGGTTATTATGGCGGCTGCAGATCTTGCCGGAAAAGTTAATGCCAGGGCCCTTATAGCCATGACGCACACCGGTTACTCTGCTTTCAGGCTTGCCAGCCATCGCAAGGGCGCAGGGATATATATCTTTTCGAATAACCGCCGGTTGCTTTGCGCCCTCAGCCTGGTCTGGGGTATAGAGGGGCTTTACATTGAAAAATATACCAGTACCGATGCCGCCATGCTTGATATGCGGAAAGCGCTGATTGCAAGAGGCTGCATTACACAGGGCAATTACATTATTTATGTTTCAAGTATCCCTATCGGAACGCCCGGAAAAACCAATATGCTGAAACTCAGTATTGTCTGA
- a CDS encoding response regulator produces the protein MDNPRVFTDVPAEEFAAIQSLAGILQFRHFFIFIADRSGSAVSIRELLFQYPGGPASPVPDAGHLSQAVFKALHGPVINGNKAVSLSLTGHFRMPFGDRVYTALIYPLEEQASLLFLFDNGEQGIHGQSLELLSAVCRLVSVSVSNRVSNSALLFEKTKYKHLFASAPEAIVMVDGENRILDVNPEFERLFQFKGHEVLGKKLDEMISPGLMLDEALELTRSNWEGRKVMVESKRMKKDGSWFDVSILGVPFNNSYGHQRIFGIYRDISERVRAGELLKNRIDFIEYMSRLSSELINTDIGNIDNIIEGALEKVALFTKAERAYLVGLSDDEEYIRITHEWDDDIRQSHRSGQSSILVRDLKEYFSRLRAGEIFQLSREEAGIAEGTEELPFFFDLLNIESLINIPLFVGREFMGYIGFDTYSRPIQWDEQSVNIFSLTGQILVNALSRKRTEEKLKNALMSAEASDKLKSAFLAGISHEVRTPMNHIMGFIDVINEGDPGPDERREYLQIMKNSGTHLLRLIDDVIELAMIDSGQVHLRENICELGRFMQSLKVEFENIRNSMGKATVEMKLETPDQYPDLVVQTDEFKVRQILWNLLSNAIKFTPAGTVTFGFNITNDKKRIEFFVKDTGIGIDAEFHKVIFERFHRLDSGISRQYGGVGLGLPISQGLASLFGERIQIDSVPGQGTTFRFRIPLKLYKPESTGGVSVNEIRKVYNWKDKTILMVEDDPVNMRFLTVLLTRTEANLLYASDGREAVEMIAENEVDLVLMDMQLPVMNGYEATRRIREIKPALPVIAQTANVLAEDREECIEAGCNDYIPKPIDKNVLYRKVNGLLFNPGVESAD, from the coding sequence ATGGACAATCCCCGCGTTTTTACTGATGTACCGGCAGAGGAGTTCGCAGCAATCCAATCGCTTGCGGGTATATTACAATTCAGGCATTTTTTCATTTTTATTGCCGATCGTTCGGGATCTGCAGTCAGCATCAGGGAGCTGCTTTTTCAGTATCCCGGCGGTCCTGCCTCACCGGTACCGGATGCCGGACATTTGTCGCAGGCTGTCTTTAAAGCCCTGCATGGCCCGGTAATCAATGGAAACAAAGCAGTATCCTTAAGCCTGACCGGACATTTCAGGATGCCTTTTGGCGATAGGGTATACACGGCATTGATATATCCACTGGAAGAACAGGCATCGCTGCTTTTCCTGTTTGATAACGGGGAACAGGGGATCCACGGACAGTCGCTTGAACTGTTGAGCGCTGTGTGCCGGTTGGTTTCGGTGTCGGTAAGCAACAGGGTCAGCAATTCTGCCCTGCTTTTCGAAAAAACAAAGTACAAGCACCTGTTTGCATCGGCTCCGGAAGCGATCGTAATGGTCGACGGTGAAAACAGGATACTGGATGTCAATCCTGAATTTGAACGCCTGTTTCAGTTTAAGGGACATGAAGTGCTGGGGAAAAAACTTGATGAGATGATCTCGCCCGGTCTGATGCTGGATGAAGCACTGGAACTAACACGTTCCAACTGGGAAGGCCGGAAGGTGATGGTGGAAAGTAAAAGGATGAAGAAGGATGGTTCCTGGTTTGATGTATCCATTTTGGGAGTCCCTTTCAACAATAGCTACGGTCATCAGCGGATTTTCGGAATATACAGGGATATCAGTGAGCGGGTCAGGGCCGGGGAATTGCTGAAGAACAGAATAGACTTTATAGAATACATGAGCCGGCTTTCGTCCGAACTGATCAATACGGATATCGGGAACATTGATAACATTATCGAAGGTGCCCTTGAAAAGGTCGCCCTTTTCACAAAGGCGGAACGAGCCTATCTGGTAGGGCTTTCCGACGATGAAGAATACATCCGCATCACACACGAGTGGGATGATGACATCAGGCAGTCGCACCGTTCAGGGCAATCTTCCATCTTAGTCAGGGATTTAAAGGAGTACTTTAGCAGGCTCAGGGCCGGCGAAATATTTCAGCTTTCCAGGGAAGAGGCCGGTATTGCTGAAGGAACAGAAGAACTCCCGTTTTTTTTCGATTTGCTGAACATTGAATCCTTGATCAATATTCCGCTCTTTGTCGGAAGGGAATTTATGGGTTACATCGGGTTCGATACCTATAGCCGGCCGATTCAGTGGGATGAGCAAAGTGTCAATATTTTCAGTTTAACCGGTCAGATCCTGGTGAATGCACTGTCGAGGAAACGGACCGAGGAGAAGCTGAAAAATGCGCTGATGAGCGCGGAGGCTTCGGATAAGCTGAAATCGGCTTTTCTGGCAGGGATATCCCATGAGGTAAGGACCCCGATGAATCATATCATGGGATTTATTGATGTCATTAACGAGGGAGATCCCGGCCCTGATGAACGCAGAGAATACCTGCAAATCATGAAAAACAGCGGCACGCATCTGCTCAGGCTGATTGATGATGTAATTGAACTTGCCATGATTGATTCCGGCCAGGTTCATTTAAGGGAAAATATCTGTGAGCTGGGCCGGTTTATGCAGTCGCTGAAGGTTGAGTTCGAGAATATCCGCAACTCAATGGGCAAAGCAACGGTTGAAATGAAACTTGAAACGCCTGATCAGTATCCCGACCTTGTTGTTCAGACCGATGAATTCAAAGTCAGGCAGATTCTCTGGAACCTCTTGTCGAATGCAATTAAATTTACGCCTGCCGGTACGGTAACTTTCGGATTCAACATTACAAATGACAAAAAGCGGATTGAGTTCTTTGTAAAAGATACCGGAATCGGAATTGATGCTGAATTCCATAAAGTGATATTTGAGCGGTTCCACCGCCTGGATTCCGGGATTTCACGCCAGTATGGCGGTGTAGGACTGGGCCTGCCGATCAGCCAGGGACTTGCGTCTCTCTTTGGTGAGCGGATACAGATAGATTCAGTTCCCGGTCAGGGAACTACTTTCCGGTTCAGAATTCCGCTGAAATTGTATAAACCGGAAAGTACCGGTGGTGTTTCAGTGAATGAAATCCGGAAGGTTTATAACTGGAAAGACAAGACCATACTTATGGTTGAAGACGATCCGGTAAATATGCGTTTTCTGACGGTTTTGCTCACCCGTACGGAAGCAAACCTGCTCTATGCTTCAGATGGCAGGGAGGCCGTTGAAATGATCGCAGAAAATGAAGTGGATCTTGTGCTTATGGATATGCAACTCCCGGTGATGAATGGTTACGAAGCTACCCGGAGGATCAGGGAGATAAAACCGGCTTTGCCTGTAATAGCGCAAACAGCCAATGTGCTTGCTGAAGACAGGGAAGAATGTATCGAGGCCGGCTGTAATGATTATATCCCCAAGCCCATTGATAAAAATGTGCTCTACCGGAAAGTGAACGGTCTGTTGTTCAACCCGGGCGTTGAATCAGCGGATTGA